The Victivallaceae bacterium genome contains a region encoding:
- the tsf gene encoding translation elongation factor Ts — MVAASMELIKALRERTGVGLTKCKEALEASGNDIEEAVVCLRKMGLASAGKKESRETKEGYVAFKIGDQGAALIEVNVETDFVATNAKFREFAENLANELLKSSPADVSDFLLLPFSGDTSLTLDEYKAVFMQSLGENIRVRRILKVEKEKPNVSLGVYSHSDGRSISLVVLEGSANAGQLAKDIALHIVACKPDYLDESAVPEQIIQRERDVAMTQIQGKPQAVIDKILAGKMKTFFEESCLLCQAYVKDGTKTIAQLLEDFAKDQGETVSINQFICWKVGE, encoded by the coding sequence ATGGTCGCCGCTTCTATGGAATTAATTAAAGCTCTTAGAGAACGAACGGGAGTCGGATTAACCAAGTGTAAGGAAGCTCTTGAAGCTTCCGGTAATGATATTGAAGAGGCCGTTGTTTGTCTTAGAAAAATGGGTCTTGCATCTGCCGGAAAAAAAGAAAGTCGTGAAACTAAAGAAGGTTATGTGGCTTTTAAAATCGGAGATCAAGGAGCTGCATTGATAGAAGTTAATGTTGAGACGGATTTCGTTGCCACTAATGCTAAATTCCGAGAATTTGCCGAGAATTTGGCAAACGAGTTGTTGAAATCTTCACCTGCCGACGTTTCCGATTTCTTATTGCTTCCTTTTTCCGGAGATACCTCATTGACCTTGGACGAATACAAAGCCGTCTTTATGCAGAGCCTAGGAGAAAATATTCGTGTTCGTAGAATTTTAAAAGTAGAAAAGGAAAAACCTAACGTCAGTCTGGGTGTATATTCCCATTCCGACGGTCGTTCGATTTCTTTAGTCGTTCTTGAAGGTAGTGCAAACGCCGGTCAGCTAGCTAAAGACATAGCTCTTCACATAGTAGCTTGCAAACCGGATTATTTGGATGAATCCGCCGTACCGGAACAAATCATTCAAAGAGAGCGTGATGTTGCCATGACTCAAATTCAGGGCAAACCGCAAGCCGTCATAGATAAGATCCTGGCCGGCAAAATGAAAACTTTCTTTGAAGAAAGCTGTTTGTTGTGTCAAGCCTATGTTAAAGACGGAACTAAGACCATAGCTCAACTTTTGGAAGACTTTGCAAAAG
- the rpsB gene encoding 30S ribosomal protein S2, with protein MSISVKELMEAGAHFGHQKRRWNPRMKRFIFEEKSGLYIIDLAKTLNQIRMALPVIKKTVESHKSILFVGTKKQAKNVIKESAEACGEFYVCERWLGGMLTNMSTIRQSIKTLEDTEKKLSATDDNDLTKKELSLLSKKQQKLDRNLSGIRYMKNRPGLLIVVDPSYERIAVAEATKLGIPVCALVDTNCDPTPITYVIPCNDDSLKSIKVIISAIRDVITDTKKQMGMPMQRLSKESNETGGPQEETLLTMKYEGGQE; from the coding sequence TTGAGTATATCCGTTAAAGAATTAATGGAAGCCGGAGCGCACTTCGGACACCAAAAACGTCGTTGGAATCCACGTATGAAGAGGTTCATCTTTGAAGAAAAAAGCGGTCTTTACATCATTGATTTGGCCAAGACCTTGAATCAAATTCGGATGGCACTTCCCGTAATAAAAAAAACCGTTGAAAGTCATAAGTCCATTTTATTTGTCGGCACTAAAAAGCAAGCCAAAAATGTTATTAAAGAATCTGCCGAAGCTTGCGGCGAATTCTATGTTTGTGAACGTTGGCTCGGCGGTATGTTGACGAATATGTCCACTATTCGACAGTCGATAAAAACTCTTGAAGATACGGAAAAAAAACTGTCCGCCACCGACGATAACGACTTAACAAAAAAAGAGTTGTCCCTTTTATCCAAAAAGCAGCAAAAATTGGATAGAAACCTTTCCGGTATTCGTTATATGAAAAATCGTCCCGGTTTGCTGATTGTCGTAGATCCGAGCTACGAGAGGATTGCCGTTGCTGAGGCTACGAAATTAGGCATTCCGGTTTGTGCTTTGGTCGATACCAACTGCGATCCGACACCTATTACTTACGTCATTCCTTGTAACGACGATTCCTTAAAGAGTATTAAAGTCATTATTTCGGCTATTAGGGATGTTATTACCGATACTAAGAAGCAAATGGGCATGCCGATGCAGCGTTTATCGAAAGAAAGTAATGAAACCGGTGGACCCCAGGAAGAGACTCTTCTTACAATGAAATATGAAGGGGGACAGGAATAA